From Paenibacillus sp. PK3_47, the proteins below share one genomic window:
- a CDS encoding AraC family transcriptional regulator → MDRVLYIVNAEHEANTHIPPHQHECFELVYYIHGLGTCSIGQRSYHFRPHSFALIPPNFKHDENHQPRSEVLFIGFHCGNPNIGTLSGVFEDDKEQTVLQTLRRMNEEFKRKRDGFAELLNLQLSEITVYLQRLMGGSGFQSPAQDQMQYVLNYMDEHYRHKLSVSSLSEMSGYSYDRFRHLFKERFGHSPHRYLLLKRLNYAKSLLLHTQMPISEVSATAGFVNDAQFCNMFKREIGLSPRTFRISNKVN, encoded by the coding sequence ATGGATCGTGTCCTATATATTGTCAATGCGGAGCATGAAGCGAATACCCACATCCCGCCGCACCAGCATGAATGCTTCGAACTGGTCTACTACATTCACGGGCTCGGCACCTGCAGTATCGGCCAGCGCAGCTATCATTTCCGGCCCCATTCCTTTGCGCTGATTCCGCCCAATTTCAAGCATGACGAGAACCATCAGCCCCGCTCCGAGGTGCTGTTCATCGGCTTTCACTGCGGGAATCCCAATATCGGTACATTGTCCGGCGTTTTTGAGGATGACAAGGAACAGACGGTGCTGCAGACGCTGCGGCGGATGAATGAAGAGTTCAAACGCAAGCGTGACGGCTTCGCGGAACTGCTGAACCTGCAGCTGAGCGAGATTACCGTGTATCTGCAGCGGCTGATGGGAGGCTCGGGCTTTCAATCCCCTGCACAGGATCAGATGCAGTATGTGCTGAACTATATGGATGAGCATTACCGTCATAAACTGTCGGTCTCCTCGCTCTCCGAGATGTCAGGTTACAGCTACGACCGGTTCCGGCATTTATTCAAAGAGCGGTTCGGTCATTCACCTCACAGGTATCTTTTGCTGAAGCGCCTAAATTATGCCAAGTCCCTGCTTCTGCATACCCAAATGCCTATTTCTGAAGTATCCGCCACCGCCGGGTTCGTGAATGACGCCCAGTTCTGCAATATGTTCAAAAGAGAGATCGGCCTCTCACCGCGTACCTTCCGGATCAGCAACAAAGTAAATTAA